One region of Carbonactinospora thermoautotrophica genomic DNA includes:
- a CDS encoding phosphoribosyltransferase family protein — protein MTTPHLTGAPERARRVFDHAGPWQLTSALYTTALGLLTDAVRAGTPITAVVGIAEGGMTLARDLAAALAVPLHRAAARHNPTAAIYTQATGKVTCDLSGVPDRLAGRVLLVDDICGTGATVTTVADALAPRLAADARLSVLTLCRNTGSAVLPDWWIWDVSDWVCFPWEQPPPRGQARPLPVPRKVRTP, from the coding sequence ATGACCACGCCGCACCTCACCGGCGCGCCGGAGCGGGCGCGCCGGGTATTCGACCACGCCGGCCCCTGGCAGCTCACCTCGGCCCTCTACACCACGGCACTCGGACTGCTCACCGACGCCGTCCGCGCCGGCACGCCGATCACCGCGGTGGTCGGGATCGCGGAAGGTGGCATGACTTTGGCCCGCGACTTAGCCGCTGCTCTCGCCGTCCCCCTGCACCGGGCCGCCGCCCGCCACAACCCCACCGCGGCCATCTACACCCAAGCCACCGGGAAGGTCACCTGCGACCTGTCGGGCGTCCCTGACCGGCTGGCCGGACGGGTGTTGCTCGTGGACGACATCTGTGGCACCGGCGCTACCGTCACCACCGTCGCCGACGCCCTGGCTCCCCGGCTCGCCGCCGACGCCCGCCTCAGCGTGCTGACCCTGTGCCGCAACACCGGCTCGGCCGTACTCCCCGACTGGTGGATCTGGGACGTCTCCGACTGGGTCTGCTTCCCCTGGGAACAGCCCCCGCCGCGTGGGCAGGCCCGGCCCCTGCCGGTACCCCGGAAGGTGCGCACCCCATGA
- a CDS encoding aminotransferase class I/II-fold pyridoxal phosphate-dependent enzyme yields MSFDAAVYQYSHLTVDHQRHQVDAALTAGRIATLGARYIPRLERRAAALLGRAEAIAVDSGSSGLVLALRGLGVRPGQEVIIPEVGWVSMGAAAAALGAGVRVAAVTETLTPTWEQIAPLITPATGAVILAHLRGRPAPDTPRIAAELSARGIPLVEDCAQAWGVTAAGRPAGAWGQAAVLSTNTYKIIATGEGGLVLADEPRMLGFMRAVAGDTRQPTPQAVWRGKSRMNELTAALALPQLDFLPTLLDSLRALQQHVISALATVEGITGLAPATAEDTSQSNGSLVGMWLPTATHAEQAANTLSRAGFGCWWPGPGDLHTAAAWPVQPEQPVVDVRRYLDVQIPWLPAGEHAAFAHQLAATLTAALKESPC; encoded by the coding sequence GTGTCCTTCGACGCTGCCGTCTACCAGTACAGCCACCTCACCGTGGATCACCAACGCCACCAGGTCGATGCGGCGCTGACCGCCGGCCGGATCGCCACCCTCGGCGCGCGCTATATCCCCCGCCTGGAACGACGGGCGGCCGCCCTGCTCGGGCGAGCTGAGGCGATCGCGGTGGACTCCGGCTCCTCCGGCCTCGTGCTGGCCCTGCGCGGCCTGGGTGTGAGACCAGGCCAGGAGGTGATCATCCCCGAAGTCGGGTGGGTCTCCATGGGCGCGGCCGCCGCCGCCCTCGGCGCCGGCGTGCGTGTCGCCGCGGTCACCGAGACCCTGACCCCGACCTGGGAGCAGATCGCCCCCCTCATCACCCCGGCCACCGGCGCGGTGATCCTGGCCCACCTGCGTGGCCGGCCCGCCCCTGACACACCCCGCATCGCCGCCGAGCTGTCCGCCCGCGGTATCCCCCTGGTCGAGGACTGCGCCCAAGCCTGGGGCGTGACCGCCGCCGGGCGTCCCGCTGGCGCCTGGGGGCAGGCCGCGGTGCTGTCCACCAACACCTACAAGATCATCGCCACAGGGGAAGGAGGCCTGGTCCTCGCCGACGAGCCGCGCATGCTCGGCTTCATGCGCGCCGTGGCCGGCGACACCCGCCAACCCACCCCGCAGGCGGTGTGGCGCGGCAAGTCCCGCATGAACGAGCTGACCGCCGCCCTCGCCCTGCCCCAGCTCGACTTCCTCCCGACCCTCCTGGACAGCCTGCGAGCGCTCCAGCAGCACGTCATATCGGCGCTCGCCACCGTGGAGGGGATCACGGGGCTCGCCCCAGCCACGGCCGAGGACACCAGCCAGAGCAACGGCTCCCTGGTCGGCATGTGGCTGCCGACCGCCACACACGCGGAGCAGGCCGCCAACACCCTGTCCCGGGCCGGGTTCGGTTGCTGGTGGCCCGGCCCCGGCGACCTGCACACGGCCGCCGCCTGGCCCGTCCAGCCCGAACAGCCCGTCGTCGACGTACGCCGCTACCTCGACGTGCAGATCCCCTGGCTGCCCGCCGGTGAGCACGCCGCCTTCGCCCATCAGCTCGCCGCCACCCTCACCGCCGCGCTGAAGGAGAGCCCGTGCTGA
- a CDS encoding PIG-L deacetylase family protein: MVNPVPGSVLAVMAHPDDAELWAGGTLALHAAHAPVAIAVATHEEIRNAEARAGAKILGASLRLLEELTPATVHRLLLELRPDIVITHPVRDVHPAHRHAAESVLAALPEAVIATGRPARVYTCDTYNSLTLDGPVAASVIVDVTATFATKMAALREHASQPIEHHFGPMAEHLGRLWGARIGARYAEAFTPLPVLGRLPAAAHL, translated from the coding sequence GTGGTGAACCCCGTCCCGGGCTCGGTGCTGGCCGTGATGGCCCACCCCGACGACGCCGAACTGTGGGCCGGCGGCACCCTGGCCCTGCACGCCGCCCACGCCCCGGTCGCGATCGCCGTCGCCACCCACGAGGAGATCCGCAATGCCGAAGCCCGCGCCGGGGCGAAGATCCTCGGCGCCAGCCTGCGGCTGCTCGAGGAACTGACCCCCGCCACCGTCCACCGGCTCCTGCTGGAGCTGCGGCCCGACATCGTGATCACCCACCCCGTCCGCGACGTCCACCCCGCGCATCGGCATGCCGCCGAAAGCGTGTTGGCGGCACTGCCGGAGGCGGTCATCGCCACTGGCCGCCCGGCCCGGGTCTACACCTGCGACACCTACAACTCCCTCACCCTCGACGGGCCGGTCGCCGCCAGCGTGATCGTGGACGTGACCGCCACCTTTGCCACCAAGATGGCCGCGCTGCGCGAGCACGCCTCCCAGCCGATCGAACACCACTTCGGGCCGATGGCCGAACACCTCGGCCGCCTGTGGGGCGCGCGCATCGGTGCCCGCTACGCGGAGGCGTTCACGCCGCTGCCGGTCCTGGGCCGGCTGCCGGCCGCCGCCCACCTCTGA
- a CDS encoding Gfo/Idh/MocA family protein: MLNPPIRVGILGCGMVAAEYATTLASSDLVTLAACADAEPGRAAAFATTHAIPRVMDATRLLDPDAVDVVVVLTPPATHAALTRTAIAAGIPAVWVEKPLTASPEEAFDLLHAAHTAGVRLGAAPDTPLAPPTRTAATALQAGLIGEPLAASASLLCPGPERWHPDPEQFHAAGAGPLGDMAPYYLATLHHLLGPITRVAGAAAMTRTRRTIRAGERAGQTFTASAPTHVTAVLETESGLPVTFTASFDAVATRAPHLEIHGSDGTLVLPDPNFHTGPVMIRTRDQPTWEALTPAGWPATAVGRGMGVLDLARCLLEGNSPVETATVAAHAVAVTHAILTAAATGAVTRVPTPAPRGRAG; this comes from the coding sequence GTGCTGAACCCGCCCATCCGTGTCGGCATCCTCGGCTGCGGCATGGTCGCCGCCGAGTACGCCACCACCCTGGCCTCCAGCGATCTGGTGACCCTGGCCGCCTGCGCCGACGCCGAGCCCGGCCGGGCCGCGGCCTTCGCGACCACGCATGCCATCCCCCGCGTCATGGACGCCACGCGACTCCTCGACCCCGACGCCGTGGACGTGGTCGTGGTGCTCACCCCGCCCGCCACCCACGCCGCGCTCACCCGCACCGCCATCGCCGCCGGCATCCCGGCCGTGTGGGTCGAAAAACCCCTCACCGCCAGCCCCGAGGAAGCCTTCGACCTGCTCCACGCCGCTCACACAGCCGGCGTCCGGCTCGGCGCCGCCCCGGACACCCCGCTCGCTCCACCGACCCGCACCGCGGCCACCGCGTTGCAAGCCGGCCTCATCGGCGAACCCTTGGCCGCCTCAGCTTCTCTGCTCTGCCCGGGACCGGAACGCTGGCACCCCGACCCGGAACAGTTCCACGCCGCAGGCGCCGGGCCACTGGGGGACATGGCCCCCTACTACCTGGCGACACTGCATCACCTGCTCGGCCCGATCACCCGCGTCGCCGGGGCGGCCGCGATGACGCGGACCCGGCGCACCATCCGCGCTGGCGAACGTGCGGGGCAGACCTTCACCGCCAGCGCACCCACGCACGTCACCGCCGTCCTGGAAACCGAAAGCGGACTCCCGGTCACCTTCACCGCCAGCTTCGACGCCGTCGCCACGCGGGCACCGCACCTGGAGATCCACGGCAGCGACGGCACCCTGGTCCTGCCCGATCCGAACTTCCACACCGGACCGGTGATGATCCGTACGCGGGATCAGCCCACATGGGAAGCGCTGACCCCGGCCGGATGGCCCGCGACCGCGGTCGGACGCGGCATGGGCGTGCTCGACCTCGCCCGGTGCCTCCTCGAGGGAAACTCGCCTGTAGAAACCGCGACGGTGGCAGCCCACGCCGTCGCCGTCACGCACGCGATCCTCACCGCGGCCGCCACCGGTGCCGTGACTCGCGTTCCCACGCCAGCGCCCCGCGGTCGAGCCGGCTGA
- a CDS encoding effector-associated constant component EACC1, with product MDVRITVAGEEGDQGALRSLREWLVREPKLRGGVRLVQHPPAPDRLGSIPDALLVTLGPGGVATAVASVLIAWIRRRGGDVSVKVTQPDGTSVEVSATDVRGLDAAGVRAWVAEVSRALAGGGGSREAGGSAVGG from the coding sequence GTGGACGTGCGGATCACGGTTGCGGGGGAAGAAGGGGACCAGGGGGCGCTGCGGTCTCTTCGTGAGTGGTTGGTCAGGGAGCCGAAGTTACGTGGTGGGGTGCGGTTGGTGCAGCATCCGCCCGCCCCGGACAGACTCGGCTCGATCCCGGATGCGCTGTTGGTCACGCTGGGCCCGGGTGGGGTGGCGACGGCGGTGGCGAGTGTTCTGATCGCGTGGATACGCCGTCGTGGCGGAGACGTGAGCGTGAAGGTGACCCAGCCGGACGGCACCTCAGTCGAGGTGAGCGCGACCGACGTACGGGGTTTGGATGCGGCCGGGGTGCGGGCGTGGGTCGCCGAGGTGTCTCGCGCGTTGGCCGGCGGCGGGGGGAGTCGAGAGGCGGGGGGTTCGGCTGTCGGGGGGTGA
- a CDS encoding DUF6884 domain-containing protein, which yields MRMHSGLGLVIAGCSRRKTPTRVPVPALELYQGGIAPQLRRRLGARPEFRERIRFLSAEHGLITADQRLLPYDRPLTAARAVELRPRMAEAIADEFAARGVPEHVLIVAEPLYLVLLADLLAHPARPLLHWIPDPRDWPRAAAVLDAWRWP from the coding sequence ATGAGGATGCACTCCGGCCTCGGCCTGGTGATCGCCGGCTGTTCGCGACGCAAGACACCGACCCGCGTCCCCGTCCCGGCGCTGGAGCTGTATCAGGGAGGCATCGCACCCCAGCTACGCCGACGGCTGGGTGCCCGCCCCGAGTTCCGCGAACGGATACGGTTCCTCTCCGCCGAGCACGGTCTGATCACCGCCGATCAGCGGCTGCTGCCCTACGACCGACCCCTGACCGCCGCCCGCGCGGTCGAGCTACGTCCACGCATGGCCGAGGCGATCGCGGACGAGTTCGCCGCCCGCGGTGTGCCCGAGCACGTCCTGATCGTCGCTGAGCCCCTCTACCTGGTGCTGCTGGCCGACCTGCTCGCCCACCCCGCCCGCCCGCTTCTGCACTGGATCCCCGACCCACGTGACTGGCCACGGGCCGCTGCGGTCCTCGACGCCTGGAGGTGGCCGTGA
- a CDS encoding 5'-3' exonuclease — MGPGGPAPLLLVDGHHLLWAGTFGFPVPVWSRDKTRELTGVFAFFALLRATIRDDLDTGPPEVLVVFDGEHGGADRKVADPRYKAHRPTDPAALTPLQALPEVKRGLDAYGIAWVEVDDAEADDVIATLTYRYADRPVRIMSGDQDYYQLLDEPRVRVVNRARRTGQRLITAAEVAERFGVTPAQWVDYRALTGDASDGLAGVRGVGKTTAARLLAGGLTLEDLPGSGRLAGATGRAVAAAWPRVLTWRAMIRMRTDVPVPSVVRGAPSPALPAPAEVLDKLELW; from the coding sequence ATGGGTCCTGGGGGTCCTGCTCCGCTTCTCCTGGTCGACGGCCACCACCTGCTGTGGGCCGGCACCTTCGGGTTCCCCGTACCCGTGTGGTCCCGGGACAAGACCCGGGAGCTGACCGGGGTGTTCGCGTTCTTCGCGCTGCTGCGCGCCACCATCCGCGACGACCTGGACACCGGCCCGCCGGAGGTGCTGGTCGTCTTCGACGGGGAGCACGGCGGTGCCGACCGCAAGGTGGCCGATCCCCGCTACAAGGCCCACCGGCCCACCGACCCGGCCGCGCTCACACCACTCCAGGCCCTGCCCGAGGTCAAGCGCGGCCTGGATGCCTACGGCATCGCCTGGGTGGAGGTCGACGACGCCGAAGCCGACGACGTGATCGCCACCCTCACCTACAGGTACGCCGACCGGCCGGTGCGGATCATGTCCGGTGACCAGGACTACTACCAGCTGCTGGACGAGCCGCGGGTGCGCGTGGTCAACCGTGCCCGCCGTACTGGCCAGCGCCTCATCACCGCGGCCGAGGTGGCCGAACGGTTCGGTGTCACCCCCGCCCAGTGGGTCGACTACCGGGCCCTGACCGGGGACGCCTCCGACGGGTTGGCCGGCGTGCGCGGGGTCGGCAAGACCACCGCGGCCAGGCTGCTCGCCGGCGGCCTGACCCTGGAGGATCTGCCCGGCTCCGGCCGCCTCGCCGGAGCCACGGGCCGGGCGGTGGCCGCGGCCTGGCCGCGGGTCCTCACCTGGCGGGCGATGATCCGCATGCGCACCGACGTCCCCGTACCCAGCGTGGTCCGGGGGGCGCCGAGCCCGGCCCTGCCCGCCCCCGCCGAGGTTCTGGACAAGCTGGAGCTGTGGTGA
- a CDS encoding radical SAM protein: MKRVFAAATVGGRPVVHDPATGLTHLSPLRVHAGRHVLEEDAVACWPSISPADLDVAVPVSVCWSPIVRCNLACPHCLDDKSVPEAGTGERMRIAGILAASGVLGVDISGGEPLLLRDLPDLARRLASGGIAVSTTTNGWHLARRASELVGAVDAIRVSLDGPDPARHDAWRGRDSFARAVDGIRAAVEAGLRIQIQTVLMRSTWDSAQEMVDLAATLGAGGVTFLQMLPLGEGAALAREQMLTDAEAATTIAALRIPPGVSVRLRTREAAEGFTVVRADGQAWRNTDRAHRIAAFRPLHRPADLYLSGRRDGSA; this comes from the coding sequence ATGAAGCGTGTGTTCGCCGCCGCCACCGTCGGAGGGCGGCCGGTTGTTCACGACCCAGCCACCGGCCTGACCCACCTGTCCCCGCTGCGGGTCCACGCTGGCCGGCACGTGCTCGAGGAGGACGCCGTCGCCTGCTGGCCGAGCATCTCTCCGGCCGATCTGGACGTCGCCGTACCGGTGAGCGTGTGCTGGTCGCCGATTGTGCGTTGCAACCTGGCCTGTCCGCACTGCCTGGACGACAAGTCCGTGCCCGAGGCCGGGACGGGCGAGCGGATGCGCATCGCCGGCATCCTGGCCGCCTCCGGCGTGCTCGGCGTGGACATCTCCGGCGGGGAGCCGCTGCTGCTGCGCGACCTGCCCGACCTGGCGCGGCGTCTTGCTTCGGGCGGCATCGCGGTCAGCACGACCACCAACGGCTGGCACCTGGCCCGCCGCGCGAGCGAGCTGGTCGGCGCGGTGGACGCCATCCGGGTGAGCCTCGACGGCCCCGACCCTGCCCGGCACGACGCCTGGCGCGGCCGGGACAGCTTCGCACGGGCGGTCGACGGCATACGAGCCGCCGTCGAGGCTGGGCTGCGCATACAGATCCAGACCGTCCTGATGCGCTCCACGTGGGACAGCGCCCAGGAGATGGTCGATCTGGCCGCCACGCTGGGCGCGGGCGGGGTCACGTTCCTGCAGATGCTGCCCCTCGGCGAAGGCGCGGCCCTAGCCCGCGAGCAGATGCTCACCGACGCCGAAGCCGCCACCACCATCGCCGCTCTCAGAATTCCGCCCGGTGTGAGTGTGCGGCTGCGGACCCGCGAGGCAGCCGAAGGGTTCACCGTCGTGCGCGCGGACGGGCAGGCCTGGCGCAACACCGATCGAGCCCACCGCATTGCCGCATTCCGGCCGCTGCACCGCCCGGCTGATCTTTACCTGTCTGGAAGAAGGGACGGTTCCGCATGA
- a CDS encoding glycosyltransferase family 4 protein, which translates to MTPPTTRRSVAFVLASWRPDAPAGMERATAALATGLTQAGHHAVIVTAAPQPHQPGLPGVQVEALTCLRVTFPCDDLTLREAITRDEHVIAEQLARILTRYRADTVVFVDALWGLGRLHAELPARRVLAAHVLGHDADLRPALARADVVIAPSPVVLAQAAGAGWNTTDWRIVPNALLHDPETGPQPPHAVREELRRAGPVRVLARLGPEKGVAELLAAAHDWDRPLEVALAKADFEAEHGAQQTLLRRCQQLAEASKSARVRDGLPWQAVPGWLAGAAVVIVPSLAETFGLVAAEALGVGTPVVAYRLGHLPALIGESDDGAGGVLVEPGEGPAGLLRAAEALLADSLRYGAISRAAYYRSRDFRPLRVAECFVEAVS; encoded by the coding sequence ATGACGCCCCCGACCACGCGCCGCTCGGTGGCGTTCGTGCTCGCCTCCTGGCGACCGGATGCTCCCGCCGGGATGGAACGCGCCACCGCCGCCCTCGCCACCGGACTGACCCAGGCCGGGCACCACGCGGTGATCGTCACCGCCGCGCCCCAGCCCCACCAGCCCGGACTGCCCGGAGTCCAGGTCGAGGCCCTGACCTGCCTGCGCGTCACCTTCCCCTGCGACGACCTCACCCTGCGGGAAGCGATCACCCGCGATGAGCACGTGATCGCCGAGCAACTCGCGAGGATCCTCACCCGCTACCGTGCGGACACCGTGGTGTTCGTGGACGCGCTGTGGGGGCTCGGGCGGCTCCACGCCGAGCTGCCGGCCCGCCGCGTGCTGGCCGCCCACGTCCTCGGCCACGACGCCGACCTGCGTCCGGCACTGGCCCGCGCCGACGTGGTGATCGCGCCGTCGCCGGTCGTGCTCGCCCAGGCCGCCGGGGCCGGGTGGAACACCACCGACTGGCGGATCGTCCCGAACGCGCTGCTGCATGACCCCGAGACCGGCCCTCAACCCCCGCACGCGGTCCGGGAGGAGTTGCGGCGGGCTGGGCCGGTGCGTGTGCTGGCCCGGCTCGGGCCGGAGAAGGGCGTGGCCGAACTCCTAGCCGCCGCGCATGACTGGGACCGTCCCCTGGAAGTGGCCTTAGCCAAGGCGGACTTCGAAGCCGAACACGGTGCCCAACAGACGCTGCTGCGGCGCTGCCAGCAGCTCGCCGAAGCGTCCAAGTCCGCTCGCGTCCGCGATGGCCTGCCCTGGCAGGCCGTGCCCGGCTGGCTCGCCGGGGCCGCCGTCGTCATCGTGCCGTCGCTGGCGGAGACCTTCGGCCTGGTCGCCGCCGAAGCCCTCGGTGTCGGCACGCCCGTGGTGGCCTACCGGCTCGGGCACCTGCCCGCTCTCATCGGCGAGAGTGACGACGGGGCTGGCGGCGTGCTGGTCGAGCCGGGGGAAGGACCGGCCGGGCTGCTGCGGGCCGCCGAAGCGCTGCTGGCCGATTCGCTACGCTATGGGGCAATCTCACGGGCCGCGTACTACCGGTCACGGGACTTCCGGCCCCTCCGAGTCGCTGAGTGCTTTGTTGAGGCGGTGTCGTGA
- a CDS encoding formylglycine-generating enzyme family protein, translating to MAKTSKANSPQILRTVRWVRIPGGVCAFGDRARPVCVPTLEWTLTPLTPAQVGWEDDDRPLVGMDHDRAARLAADLGGRLPRSVEWEWAAAGAERRTYPWGEVEPDERHANLRDTGPGARTPVGAYPDGATPDGLLDMAGNVWEWTSSPVMGGGFVVRGASFASPALYARCTFLNAAPAELASPGIGLRVVREP from the coding sequence GTGGCGAAGACATCGAAGGCGAATTCTCCGCAGATACTGCGCACGGTGCGGTGGGTGCGGATCCCCGGCGGGGTGTGCGCGTTCGGCGACCGCGCGCGGCCCGTGTGCGTGCCGACCCTGGAATGGACGCTCACCCCACTCACCCCGGCCCAGGTGGGCTGGGAAGACGACGACCGGCCGCTGGTGGGCATGGACCACGACCGCGCGGCACGCCTCGCGGCGGACCTGGGGGGACGGCTGCCACGGTCGGTGGAGTGGGAGTGGGCCGCCGCCGGAGCCGAGCGCCGCACCTACCCGTGGGGAGAAGTCGAACCGGACGAGCGCCACGCCAACCTACGCGACACCGGCCCCGGCGCGCGTACCCCGGTGGGCGCCTACCCTGACGGCGCCACCCCGGACGGACTGCTGGACATGGCCGGCAACGTGTGGGAGTGGACCTCCTCGCCGGTCATGGGCGGGGGGTTCGTCGTTCGCGGCGCGTCGTTCGCCTCTCCGGCGCTGTACGCGCGCTGCACGTTCCTCAACGCCGCCCCCGCCGAGCTGGCCTCACCTGGCATCGGCCTGAGGGTGGTGCGCGAGCCATGA
- a CDS encoding reverse transcriptase domain-containing protein, producing the protein MPYLIDVKHLHRAARACMRRASSPGADGMSWASYRQGLRERLAELAERLRDGSWQPGPLRHVVIPTYTGKPMPSVIPTVADRVVHRAMRMAVEPVLEASAFAEWVSGYRPRRNRLTALRQAAAYLDAGFRWVADVDVASVSAGSHAGEVTDWLAAHVRDGSFLARFRTALAGLPEPIVPGTGLAPLLINLRLSRVDAHLGQLRVVRFADNYCAFAPTRAEAEAAFDAITAALATVGLEPNAEKSRIRAGACAEDLFLIAG; encoded by the coding sequence ATGCCGTACCTGATTGACGTCAAGCACCTACACCGGGCGGCTCGCGCCTGCATGCGCAGGGCCTCCTCGCCGGGGGCGGACGGGATGAGCTGGGCCAGCTACCGGCAAGGACTGCGGGAGCGCCTGGCCGAGCTGGCCGAACGGCTGCGGGACGGCTCCTGGCAACCGGGGCCGCTGCGACATGTGGTGATTCCCACCTACACCGGCAAGCCGATGCCGTCGGTGATCCCGACGGTGGCCGATCGGGTGGTGCACCGGGCGATGCGCATGGCGGTCGAACCCGTGCTGGAGGCCTCCGCGTTCGCCGAGTGGGTGTCGGGCTACCGGCCGCGCCGCAACCGGCTGACTGCCCTGCGGCAGGCCGCCGCCTATCTGGATGCCGGGTTTCGCTGGGTCGCCGACGTCGACGTCGCCTCGGTCTCGGCTGGCTCTCACGCCGGCGAGGTCACCGACTGGCTGGCCGCGCACGTGCGGGACGGCTCGTTCCTGGCCCGTTTCCGCACCGCGCTGGCGGGCCTTCCCGAACCGATCGTGCCTGGTACCGGGCTGGCGCCGCTGCTGATCAACCTGCGGCTGTCCCGCGTGGACGCCCACCTCGGCCAGTTGCGGGTGGTGCGCTTCGCCGACAACTACTGCGCCTTCGCGCCCACCCGGGCTGAGGCCGAGGCCGCGTTCGACGCCATCACCGCAGCGCTGGCCACGGTCGGACTCGAACCGAACGCCGAGAAAAGCCGCATCCGGGCCGGCGCGTGTGCGGAGGACCTGTTCCTCATCGCCGGGTGA
- a CDS encoding glycosyltransferase family 2 protein: MTDTLRAALRARSNAHAPTVAGFEALTGHAWHQPTPARLAAGRAVSVVIPARNVAYCLAHVLDALAKQDTEGPVEMIVVDDASTDATADIAAAHPAVDILVRLPHPMGAAVARNLGTRLASADTVVYVDADMVLPPHVLADFAARAADNLVLVGFRHNVPFTPGSDGMAAVPAGNPQLAADHRVTWRPPVGTRLLYSGIVLDKPLEGRPLDHTRDFQDLGYGAWYYDWDLPRMVVTALLAAPRAAVLDVGGFDAEFGRIGWGMEDTHLGAALIASGCLVVPLRQAVGFHLDPPDAEQQWQRKLATWPATVAHYQRRLNEPVPIGRTEAFTTVADRLLAQAEVSTR; encoded by the coding sequence GTGACCGACACCCTGCGCGCCGCCCTGCGCGCCCGTTCCAACGCCCACGCCCCCACCGTGGCCGGCTTCGAAGCCCTCACCGGGCACGCCTGGCACCAGCCCACCCCCGCGCGGCTGGCCGCCGGCCGGGCCGTCTCGGTGGTCATCCCGGCCCGCAACGTCGCCTACTGCCTGGCGCACGTGCTCGACGCCCTCGCCAAGCAGGACACCGAAGGCCCCGTGGAGATGATCGTCGTCGACGACGCCAGCACAGACGCCACCGCGGACATCGCCGCCGCCCACCCCGCAGTGGACATCCTGGTGCGGCTGCCCCACCCGATGGGGGCGGCCGTCGCCCGCAACCTCGGCACCCGCCTCGCCAGTGCGGACACGGTCGTCTACGTGGACGCCGACATGGTGCTCCCGCCGCACGTGTTGGCGGACTTCGCCGCCCGGGCCGCGGACAACCTGGTGCTGGTCGGCTTCCGCCATAACGTGCCCTTCACCCCCGGCTCCGACGGCATGGCCGCGGTGCCCGCCGGGAACCCGCAGCTCGCCGCCGATCACCGCGTCACCTGGCGACCGCCGGTGGGCACGCGGCTGCTCTACTCCGGAATCGTCCTGGACAAGCCCTTAGAGGGCAGGCCGCTCGATCACACCCGCGACTTCCAGGACCTCGGGTACGGCGCCTGGTACTACGACTGGGACCTGCCTCGCATGGTCGTCACCGCCCTCCTCGCCGCCCCGCGCGCCGCCGTGCTGGATGTCGGGGGGTTCGACGCGGAGTTCGGCCGGATCGGTTGGGGCATGGAGGACACCCACCTGGGTGCCGCGTTGATCGCCTCCGGGTGCCTGGTGGTACCGCTGCGTCAGGCGGTCGGCTTCCACCTCGACCCGCCCGACGCCGAGCAGCAGTGGCAACGCAAGCTCGCCACCTGGCCAGCCACCGTGGCTCACTACCAGCGGCGGCTGAACGAGCCGGTTCCCATCGGTCGGACCGAAGCCTTCACCACGGTCGCTGACCGGCTGCTGGCACAGGCGGAGGTGAGTACGCGATGA
- a CDS encoding 7-carboxy-7-deazaguanine synthase QueE: protein MSAAVSLLLSLAAEESRGLLVAEMFGPTFQGEGPSAGRQAVFVRLSRCNLACSWCDTPYTWDWRRFDPAAEARRIPVREVAAWALNRPSPLVVITGGEPLLQQPRLIDLVGELREAGRRVEIETNGTIPPDPALVGLVDQFNVSPKLASAGGHPTRRIDPGVLRVFVATGKAVFKFVLTNVAEAKEVVELQDTYGLDPIWVMPEGTSAEGVLAGMRELADEALTRGWNLTPRLHVLLWGDTRGR from the coding sequence GTGAGTGCCGCGGTGTCGCTGCTGCTCTCCCTAGCGGCCGAGGAGTCACGCGGCCTGCTGGTGGCGGAGATGTTCGGGCCTACCTTTCAGGGGGAGGGCCCGTCGGCCGGGCGGCAGGCGGTGTTCGTACGCCTGTCCCGGTGTAACCTCGCCTGCTCCTGGTGCGACACCCCCTACACGTGGGACTGGCGTCGCTTCGACCCGGCCGCGGAGGCCCGCAGGATCCCGGTACGCGAGGTCGCCGCGTGGGCGCTCAACCGGCCCTCACCGCTGGTGGTCATCACGGGCGGGGAGCCGCTGCTCCAGCAGCCGCGCTTGATCGATCTGGTGGGTGAGCTGCGCGAGGCGGGCCGGCGCGTGGAGATCGAAACCAACGGCACGATCCCACCTGACCCGGCGCTGGTCGGGCTGGTCGACCAGTTCAACGTCTCCCCGAAGCTGGCCTCAGCCGGCGGCCACCCCACCCGCCGCATCGATCCCGGGGTGCTGCGCGTCTTCGTCGCCACCGGCAAGGCCGTCTTCAAGTTCGTGCTGACCAATGTCGCCGAGGCGAAGGAGGTCGTCGAGCTGCAGGACACCTACGGCCTTGACCCCATCTGGGTGATGCCGGAAGGCACGAGCGCGGAGGGGGTGCTGGCCGGGATGCGGGAGCTGGCCGACGAGGCGCTGACGCGCGGCTGGAATCTCACGCCGCGGCTGCACGTGCTGCTGTGGGGGGACACCCGTGGCCGCTGA